Proteins found in one bacterium genomic segment:
- a CDS encoding SUMF1/EgtB/PvdO family nonheme iron enzyme, whose amino-acid sequence MNMPMRPVILLVMSAAFSLVMVGHAWANNLVVTNLAVSVRDTLTAEIKFDIVWENSWRSSSNHDAAWVFFKVRSDAQSAWQHVMLAGAGRNPAGYSDGAGTGIELVVPSDHLGLFVRRSAEGVGTTSVQNVKVVWNFAPSNLAPTNIVRVNAYAVEMVYVAPGSFYVGSGGSGVSEFYQYPDTNTPFLITNEAAITVGAATGNLHYAISKFGGDQGSPIPAAFPKGFNAFYCMKYELTEGQWVDFFNTLTDAQKTTRNIPGAAGKNNRRNTVVWTVGEATTSARTRACSTLSWADGCAFAAWAGLRPMTELEFEKACRGPLKPVANEYAWGDTTIKATMAVVTDNLGKDTAILGNCNFNDCLPHGPYGVGLYAVAGSMRQATGAAYWGILDLSGNLCEQIVTAGNPLGRAYTGLHGDGKLDASGNAAVPGWPNMDARGTGYCGGGWFYPCENARVSNRVINALPCVKGDKTTGWRGVRTAPLPEKK is encoded by the coding sequence ATGAATATGCCAATGAGGCCGGTAATACTACTGGTGATGAGTGCGGCGTTTTCCTTGGTCATGGTGGGCCACGCCTGGGCGAATAACCTTGTGGTAACGAACCTGGCGGTGAGTGTGCGCGACACTCTCACGGCCGAGATCAAGTTCGATATTGTGTGGGAGAACTCGTGGCGCTCGAGCAGCAACCACGACGCGGCGTGGGTGTTCTTCAAGGTGCGATCTGACGCGCAGTCAGCCTGGCAACACGTGATGCTGGCGGGGGCAGGGCGTAATCCTGCGGGTTATTCGGACGGGGCGGGCACGGGCATTGAACTGGTCGTGCCCTCTGATCACCTGGGCCTGTTCGTGCGCCGTTCGGCGGAAGGGGTGGGCACGACGTCGGTTCAGAACGTCAAGGTGGTGTGGAACTTCGCTCCCTCCAACCTGGCGCCGACCAACATCGTGCGCGTGAACGCGTACGCGGTGGAGATGGTGTACGTCGCCCCGGGGAGTTTTTACGTGGGTTCGGGTGGGAGCGGCGTATCGGAGTTTTATCAGTACCCCGACACGAACACCCCCTTCCTGATCACAAATGAAGCAGCCATTACGGTCGGGGCCGCGACGGGTAATCTCCATTATGCAATTTCAAAGTTTGGCGGCGATCAAGGTTCCCCCATCCCGGCTGCGTTTCCCAAAGGATTCAACGCCTTTTACTGCATGAAGTACGAGCTGACAGAGGGGCAGTGGGTTGACTTTTTCAATACCCTGACGGATGCGCAGAAGACGACTCGGAACATCCCGGGTGCCGCAGGGAAGAACAACCGGCGCAATACGGTAGTGTGGACGGTGGGCGAGGCGACCACGTCGGCCCGGACCCGGGCGTGCAGCACTCTCTCGTGGGCGGACGGGTGTGCCTTTGCGGCCTGGGCAGGTCTTCGGCCGATGACCGAGCTGGAGTTCGAGAAGGCCTGCCGGGGTCCGTTGAAACCCGTGGCGAACGAATACGCCTGGGGGGACACGACGATTAAAGCGACCATGGCGGTGGTGACGGACAACTTGGGGAAGGACACGGCCATCCTCGGGAACTGTAACTTTAATGACTGCTTGCCGCATGGCCCCTATGGAGTGGGGCTTTATGCCGTGGCGGGTTCCATGCGCCAAGCGACAGGAGCGGCCTACTGGGGGATCCTGGACTTGAGCGGGAATCTTTGTGAGCAAATCGTGACCGCGGGCAATCCTCTGGGCCGCGCATATACGGGGCTGCATGGCGACGGGAAGCTCGACGCGAGCGGAAACGCAGCGGTGCCCGGCTGGCCCAATATGGATGCACGTGGGACGGGATATTGCGGAGGAGGTTGGTTCTACCCGTGCGAGAACGCCCGCGTGTCGAACCGCGTCATCAATGCTTTACCCTGCGTAAAAGGGGACAAAACCACTGGCTGGCGGGGCGTGCGCACGGCGCCATTGCCTGAAAAAAAATAG
- a CDS encoding alpha/beta hydrolase, which produces MIRCHKYTLVKLTSVVLLSCFLALSAFSGEAPAADALPKPTAADVAYGPQDRQTLDFYQAKSDKPTPVLFMIHGGGWVYGSKGITVHDLPYLKAGISIVTINYRYITKALEASVMPPVKWPLEDAARALQFVRSKAQEWNIDKARICLTGGSAGACSSLWLTYHKDLADPKSNDPVARESTRPWCAAVQVAQTSLDPQQLKEWTPNSSYGGHAFGLMQYKDPSGTRNAYFAEFLAYREQLMPWIREYSPYALVTKGAPPVYLIYDTPPALGQEVKDPTHTANYGVKLQEHCREIGVECELVYPGAPAVKHPTIEQYIIEALTSNGAFDQTHTKTKQKSGFTTD; this is translated from the coding sequence ATGATCCGTTGCCACAAATACACCCTAGTGAAGCTCACGTCCGTCGTCCTGCTGTCCTGCTTCCTCGCCTTATCAGCCTTCTCAGGCGAAGCCCCTGCCGCCGATGCTTTGCCCAAGCCCACCGCGGCCGACGTTGCCTACGGCCCGCAAGACCGGCAAACGCTCGATTTCTACCAGGCGAAATCGGACAAGCCCACGCCGGTGCTTTTTATGATTCACGGTGGAGGCTGGGTCTACGGCTCCAAGGGGATCACGGTCCATGATTTACCCTATCTCAAGGCCGGCATTTCCATCGTCACGATCAACTACCGCTACATCACGAAAGCGTTGGAAGCAAGCGTGATGCCGCCGGTCAAGTGGCCGTTGGAGGATGCCGCACGGGCGTTGCAGTTCGTCCGTAGCAAGGCGCAAGAGTGGAATATCGACAAAGCCCGCATCTGCCTGACCGGCGGCTCGGCCGGCGCGTGTTCTTCACTCTGGCTCACGTACCATAAAGACCTGGCGGATCCGAAGAGCAATGATCCCGTCGCGCGGGAATCGACGCGCCCCTGGTGTGCCGCGGTGCAAGTGGCACAGACTTCCCTCGATCCGCAGCAACTCAAAGAGTGGACGCCCAACAGCAGTTACGGCGGTCACGCGTTCGGCCTCATGCAATATAAAGATCCATCTGGTACGCGAAACGCCTATTTCGCCGAGTTCCTGGCGTATCGCGAACAGTTGATGCCGTGGATCAGGGAATACTCTCCCTACGCGCTGGTCACCAAGGGAGCGCCGCCGGTTTATCTCATCTACGACACTCCGCCCGCTCTGGGGCAGGAGGTCAAAGATCCCACCCACACCGCAAACTACGGCGTGAAACTGCAGGAGCATTGCAGGGAGATCGGCGTCGAATGCGAACTCGTCTATCCTGGCGCACCAGCGGTCAAACATCCGACAATCGAGCAATACATCATTGAGGCACTGACTAGCAATGGAGCGTTTGATCAAACGCACACGAAGACCAAGCAGAAGAGTGGCTTCACTACTGATTAA
- a CDS encoding family 78 glycoside hydrolase catalytic domain: MSKTESMRWQAQWIGRPGVSMVNWKAPVLPAPLFRTTFEIQGLVRRARVMICGLGYHELYLNGQKIGDHVLDPVVTQYDRRARYVTYSIEANLHSDANAIGVMLGNGWYNCHTPDVWHFDKAAWRDYPKLLFQLEMVLEDGREISLFSGPQWKVADGPIQFDGLRNGETYDARLEREGWTLPDYDDSNWAYAGVVPGPGGILQEQMAPPCKVMETLMPHSVTNLRPGVAVFDLGRNIAGWAQLRVSGAAGTEVVMRYGERLAGDGSVDQTHIGKYIKGGECQTDRYILKGGSPEQWEPRFTYHGFQYVQVEGLSGTPTIDTLRGRVVHTSFEPVSSFNCSNEDLNRLQACTLAAYRGNFVGIPADCPHREKNGWTGDAQLAAETGLMNFTVADAYREWLETIEDAQRPSGQLPGIVPSAGWGYNWGSGPAWDSAFILIPWYIYLYTGDRSCIEQHYEAMKRYVDYCTSQATGGILSFGLGDWCHVDGARRVATELPVTAYYYTDALLISRFAGLTSRPDDQQAYARLAMSIRTAFNRRFYKGDGVYAGGEQTALGCALHHGLVEEGEKTKVVSRLAEAVIANQYRPDVGIIGAKVVPRALSDNGHTDLAYRLITQPEFPGWVHWLRLGATTLWEEWNGESSRNHIMFGDISAWMIQYLAGIKPVPESPGFKHFMVSPHFPEGLDWVKAEYASPHGRIKVSWKRCSLGISLDLSIPVNTTATLEIPMSMKPENHQECFTLVNALRETRLLPGVWIFNFGEGKAI; this comes from the coding sequence ATGTCTAAAACTGAATCAATGAGGTGGCAGGCGCAGTGGATCGGCCGGCCGGGAGTGAGTATGGTGAACTGGAAAGCTCCCGTTCTCCCTGCTCCCCTTTTCCGCACGACATTTGAGATCCAAGGATTGGTTCGCCGTGCCCGGGTCATGATTTGCGGATTGGGATACCACGAACTTTACCTCAATGGGCAGAAGATTGGCGATCATGTGCTCGATCCCGTTGTGACGCAATACGACCGCCGGGCCCGCTATGTGACCTATTCCATCGAGGCGAACCTGCATTCTGATGCCAATGCCATAGGGGTGATGCTGGGGAATGGCTGGTACAATTGCCACACGCCTGATGTCTGGCATTTCGACAAAGCCGCCTGGCGGGACTATCCGAAGCTGCTGTTCCAGTTGGAGATGGTGTTGGAGGACGGGCGTGAAATCTCCCTTTTCTCGGGACCTCAATGGAAAGTCGCCGATGGACCGATTCAGTTCGATGGCCTGAGAAATGGTGAGACCTACGACGCCCGCCTGGAGCGGGAGGGGTGGACTCTGCCGGATTACGATGATTCGAACTGGGCGTACGCAGGAGTGGTGCCCGGGCCGGGGGGGATCCTGCAGGAGCAAATGGCACCGCCTTGCAAAGTGATGGAAACGCTTATGCCCCACTCGGTGACTAACCTCCGGCCCGGTGTGGCAGTATTTGACCTAGGCCGGAACATTGCCGGTTGGGCGCAATTACGGGTCAGTGGCGCCGCTGGCACGGAAGTGGTGATGCGTTACGGGGAACGCCTCGCCGGGGACGGGAGCGTCGATCAGACGCATATCGGTAAGTATATCAAAGGGGGCGAGTGTCAGACGGACCGCTATATCCTCAAGGGCGGAAGTCCGGAACAATGGGAACCGAGGTTCACATATCATGGATTTCAGTATGTTCAGGTAGAAGGCTTGTCGGGCACACCGACGATCGATACCCTGCGGGGGCGGGTGGTGCATACCTCCTTCGAGCCAGTGAGTTCGTTCAACTGTTCCAATGAGGACTTGAACCGGCTTCAGGCCTGTACGCTGGCGGCTTATCGCGGCAATTTTGTGGGGATCCCCGCTGATTGTCCGCATCGCGAAAAAAACGGATGGACGGGAGATGCCCAGTTGGCGGCGGAAACCGGGTTGATGAACTTCACTGTCGCCGATGCTTACCGGGAATGGCTTGAGACCATTGAGGACGCGCAACGGCCAAGCGGTCAACTGCCCGGGATCGTTCCGAGTGCAGGGTGGGGGTACAACTGGGGTAGCGGTCCGGCCTGGGACAGTGCTTTCATCTTGATTCCCTGGTATATTTATCTCTATACGGGCGACCGCAGTTGCATTGAGCAGCACTACGAGGCTATGAAGCGATACGTGGACTATTGCACCAGCCAGGCTACCGGCGGCATCCTGTCATTCGGACTGGGTGACTGGTGTCACGTGGATGGCGCTCGCAGGGTTGCCACTGAACTTCCCGTGACTGCTTATTATTACACTGATGCCTTGTTAATCTCCCGCTTCGCCGGGCTTACCAGCCGGCCTGACGATCAGCAGGCGTATGCCCGCTTGGCGATGAGCATTCGCACCGCCTTTAACCGGAGGTTCTATAAGGGCGACGGGGTTTATGCCGGAGGCGAGCAGACGGCTCTGGGCTGCGCGCTCCATCACGGTTTGGTTGAAGAAGGGGAAAAGACTAAGGTGGTTTCTCGATTGGCAGAAGCGGTCATCGCCAATCAGTATCGGCCGGACGTTGGCATTATAGGGGCCAAGGTTGTGCCGCGGGCGCTGTCCGACAACGGCCATACCGATCTGGCTTACCGTCTCATCACGCAACCCGAGTTCCCCGGTTGGGTCCATTGGTTGCGCCTGGGTGCGACCACGCTGTGGGAGGAGTGGAATGGTGAGTCCTCACGCAACCATATCATGTTCGGCGATATCAGCGCTTGGATGATCCAGTATCTGGCCGGCATCAAACCGGTGCCAGAGTCGCCCGGGTTCAAACACTTCATGGTGAGCCCCCATTTCCCGGAGGGCTTGGACTGGGTGAAGGCCGAATACGCTTCCCCTCATGGCCGGATCAAAGTCTCCTGGAAACGCTGTTCTCTGGGTATATCGCTTGACCTATCCATTCCCGTCAATACAACCGCCACGCTTGAAATCCCCATGAGCATGAAGCCGGAAAATCATCAGGAGTGCTTTACACTTGTCAACGCGCTGCGTGAAACCCGCCTTCTCCCCGGAGTATGGATTTTTAATTTTGGCGAGGGGAAGGCCATTTGA
- a CDS encoding PIG-L deacetylase family protein: protein MKRVLAFGCHPDDIEFMAAGTLALLAERGYEIHLATMTGGEVGSPTLSREAIKTKRLGEAAASAKLLNGVYHYAGGCDLEVEYTSFYRKAATKIIREVDPEMVFTLPPTDYMADHEQTSRLVQNAAYIASVPLYDCGTAAPPTAQAPYLYYWNAIGLKDAFGRPLPMSFGVDITSVMGVKGEMLACHQSQREWLAAMGWDSYLKVMQDWSCEQGRLIGCEYGECFIQHLGAGFPQDNRMADILGFLCKKV from the coding sequence ATGAAAAGAGTTTTGGCATTTGGTTGTCATCCAGATGATATTGAGTTCATGGCAGCCGGTACGCTGGCGCTTCTGGCGGAGCGGGGGTATGAGATTCACCTGGCCACCATGACCGGTGGTGAGGTGGGATCCCCAACACTTTCACGTGAAGCCATCAAGACCAAGCGGTTGGGCGAGGCCGCGGCTTCAGCGAAGCTGCTGAATGGCGTGTATCATTACGCGGGCGGGTGCGACTTGGAGGTTGAGTACACCTCATTTTATCGCAAGGCGGCCACGAAGATCATTCGTGAGGTCGATCCGGAGATGGTTTTCACGTTGCCGCCCACGGACTACATGGCGGATCATGAGCAGACATCACGGTTGGTTCAAAACGCGGCATATATCGCATCCGTTCCCCTCTATGACTGCGGGACTGCGGCTCCGCCTACGGCACAGGCCCCGTATCTTTACTATTGGAATGCCATTGGACTCAAAGATGCATTCGGGCGTCCGCTACCGATGAGTTTCGGTGTTGATATCACCTCGGTCATGGGCGTAAAGGGGGAAATGCTGGCCTGCCATCAATCCCAGCGTGAATGGCTGGCGGCGATGGGGTGGGACTCGTACTTAAAGGTTATGCAAGACTGGTCGTGTGAGCAAGGTCGCCTGATAGGTTGTGAATACGGCGAATGTTTCATCCAGCATCTTGGCGCAGGTTTCCCCCAGGATAACCGGATGGCGGATATTCTGGGATTTCTATGTAAAAAGGTGTGA
- a CDS encoding helix-turn-helix domain-containing protein — translation MNQVPAYMIKGVEALIAPLPEPHRARVIDALKRGPRVKLVELARECKVTRRTVWQWIKDGKLPKPMAQGKRLRFWEYNQVSHLMK, via the coding sequence ATGAATCAAGTTCCGGCATATATGATTAAAGGTGTTGAGGCTTTGATTGCCCCTCTTCCAGAACCGCACAGGGCGCGAGTGATCGACGCCTTGAAGCGCGGGCCACGGGTGAAGCTGGTGGAGTTGGCGCGCGAATGTAAGGTTACGCGCCGCACTGTCTGGCAGTGGATCAAGGACGGGAAACTTCCCAAGCCAATGGCACAAGGTAAGCGCTTGAGGTTTTGGGAATATAATCAAGTCTCGCACCTGATGAAGTAA
- a CDS encoding helix-turn-helix transcriptional regulator, whose amino-acid sequence MPKRLHIENEVQRFGANIRRERTGQGMTQQGLAELADLNVRTVQKIEAGQITILITTAMRLQKALGCPWGRLF is encoded by the coding sequence GTGCCAAAAAGACTACATATAGAAAACGAAGTTCAGAGGTTCGGGGCCAACATTCGAAGAGAAAGAACCGGGCAGGGCATGACCCAGCAAGGGCTGGCGGAACTGGCAGACTTGAACGTCCGGACCGTTCAGAAGATTGAAGCGGGCCAGATTACGATTCTAATCACTACCGCGATGAGATTGCAGAAGGCGCTGGGGTGCCCGTGGGGGCGGTTGTTTTAA
- a CDS encoding AAA family ATPase: MTAPWNRQKQISISPIPSSAGVSGDSSTFDDGGGISSEGDLAAYTDTDEFRALMMQTTSSESCGAMPVNAALASLVSYANEGAAEAGTPYTGFTVRTWGEVLDVVVPPKKYILGDLFACGQVQVLFGQGGLGKSRLALNIARNQVLGIPFLGMTTGEGPMRHLFVGSENDIHRWKIDTACMTRGLTAEQRGQLADNIHMTTLEGEGDSFISLGDRENINKWRETLAHSKPDVLWVDPWGDVLTGDGFDPDVRATNAILRKLAGEVNPKCGIVVLAHARTGASNIAQATGFDAANFGKDSKALFSVCRSVVNLAPCDQSQTPDIVWAPAKHNNGVKLEPLRIRLDPDTMTYSAVGPLDVEAWQAEVKAHQKGGKVNKATVEFNTDAVLELAKTVRSLAELEGEIKKMGVSRRDGVAGIDGLIRTGSLQKIPAGTRNKQMIGTPLAIQNYQNYQAPLATLERLEK, translated from the coding sequence ATGACTGCCCCATGGAATCGCCAAAAACAAATTTCCATTTCCCCCATCCCATCGAGCGCCGGTGTTTCTGGCGATTCCTCGACGTTCGATGACGGTGGGGGGATCTCTTCCGAAGGCGACCTCGCCGCCTATACCGACACCGACGAATTCCGGGCGCTGATGATGCAGACCACGAGTAGCGAAAGCTGCGGCGCCATGCCGGTAAATGCGGCGCTTGCCTCCCTGGTCAGCTATGCCAATGAGGGGGCGGCAGAAGCCGGAACACCTTACACCGGCTTCACTGTCCGGACATGGGGCGAAGTCCTGGACGTGGTAGTCCCCCCTAAAAAATACATACTGGGGGACCTTTTCGCCTGCGGTCAGGTGCAAGTGCTATTCGGGCAAGGCGGGCTGGGGAAGTCACGGCTGGCGCTGAATATCGCCCGTAATCAAGTCCTGGGCATACCGTTCCTAGGAATGACGACGGGTGAAGGCCCTATGCGGCATTTGTTTGTTGGTTCAGAAAACGACATTCACCGCTGGAAGATTGACACCGCTTGCATGACAAGAGGCCTGACGGCGGAACAACGGGGGCAACTGGCTGACAATATCCACATGACAACGCTTGAAGGCGAGGGAGATTCTTTCATCAGCCTTGGCGACCGTGAGAACATAAACAAGTGGCGGGAAACGTTGGCACATTCCAAGCCTGACGTTTTGTGGGTCGATCCGTGGGGCGATGTCCTGACAGGCGACGGCTTCGACCCAGATGTCCGGGCGACCAACGCCATTTTAAGGAAGCTCGCCGGCGAGGTGAATCCTAAATGCGGCATTGTCGTTCTGGCTCATGCCCGAACTGGGGCAAGCAACATTGCCCAGGCAACCGGCTTTGATGCTGCCAATTTCGGCAAGGACTCGAAAGCCCTGTTTTCGGTATGCCGTTCAGTGGTGAATCTTGCTCCCTGCGATCAAAGTCAAACGCCTGACATTGTGTGGGCACCGGCAAAACATAACAACGGCGTGAAGCTCGAACCTCTACGAATCCGGCTTGACCCTGACACCATGACGTATTCAGCCGTTGGACCGCTGGATGTTGAGGCATGGCAAGCGGAAGTGAAGGCGCATCAGAAGGGGGGCAAGGTTAACAAGGCAACCGTCGAGTTTAATACTGACGCCGTTCTTGAACTTGCAAAGACCGTCAGGAGCTTAGCAGAGCTTGAGGGCGAGATTAAGAAAATGGGGGTATCCCGACGGGACGGTGTCGCAGGCATTGACGGCCTAATCCGCACCGGTTCACTTCAAAAGATACCGGCGGGGACGCGCAATAAGCAGATGATCGGGACCCCCCTTGCAATCCAAAATTACCAAAATTACCAGGCCCCTCTGGCAACATTGGAAAGATTGGAAAAATAA
- a CDS encoding helix-turn-helix domain-containing protein, giving the protein MSKQSMEIARLTFEALSPREQLAIVREVIPSPAAHTGPQHEALLLKQAEAGRLLGCSRHTIKRLVADGLLHPVQLRGAIRYRRQELMAMAGEGAAA; this is encoded by the coding sequence ATGTCTAAGCAAAGCATGGAAATTGCCCGCCTCACTTTTGAGGCACTTTCACCGCGAGAACAACTTGCCATTGTCCGGGAAGTCATCCCCTCGCCCGCCGCACATACCGGCCCCCAGCATGAAGCCCTTTTGTTGAAACAAGCGGAAGCGGGGCGGTTGCTGGGTTGTTCGCGGCATACCATCAAGCGGCTTGTCGCTGACGGGCTACTGCATCCGGTCCAGCTGCGGGGGGCGATACGGTACCGCCGTCAAGAGCTGATGGCGATGGCCGGGGAAGGAGCGGCCGCGTAA
- a CDS encoding tyrosine-type recombinase/integrase: protein MANRVKRANVVKRANSPYWYGRFMVGGKACWVSTKTEVKKDADAFVKRKIAADRKTLSLDECWSDLTRAIDTLPKDATTTTETAGQFLSKAEKLIIKLAGMMPKPDEVLNDAAKRIASAKGLKINVADAWKAWQVAPDKKRHPSKNTEASYKGIWKRFETWAALNGVTYLHDVDDAKSLEYMRYVEGVGVSNRTLNGHKVFLGSVWNALKTEGSLIDNPWRKRVTKELATEGRESFTKAELDVMWEKASPTMRVMIAVGLFTGLRLSDVVTMRWVNIKNGVITVIPHKTAKTKQKSDKKVEIPVIPELARYLADYRMTSKGEYLFPDEMAAFKHDRTSASQKFQAFLEDDCKFTTTRDKTEGDNRKRRSVVKGFHSLRYSFVTAAAASGIPQHVIQKMVGHGSPAITEHYTEVSPDSKKLEMGKLNLTLE from the coding sequence ATGGCGAACAGAGTTAAAAGAGCGAACGTAGTTAAAAGAGCGAACAGTCCTTACTGGTACGGCCGCTTCATGGTCGGGGGCAAGGCGTGCTGGGTATCCACGAAAACCGAAGTCAAAAAGGATGCGGACGCATTTGTTAAAAGAAAAATAGCGGCTGATCGTAAAACCCTTTCACTGGATGAATGCTGGTCCGACCTTACAAGAGCCATAGACACCCTACCGAAGGACGCCACAACGACAACCGAGACGGCGGGGCAATTCCTGTCAAAGGCTGAAAAGCTGATTATTAAGCTGGCCGGCATGATGCCCAAGCCGGATGAAGTCTTGAATGACGCCGCCAAGCGTATCGCTTCGGCTAAGGGATTAAAGATCAATGTTGCCGATGCATGGAAAGCCTGGCAGGTAGCGCCCGACAAGAAGCGCCACCCCAGCAAGAACACCGAAGCCTCTTATAAAGGCATCTGGAAACGGTTTGAAACGTGGGCAGCTCTAAACGGAGTCACATACCTTCATGACGTAGATGATGCCAAGTCATTGGAATATATGCGGTATGTCGAGGGTGTAGGCGTCTCGAACCGGACATTAAACGGGCATAAAGTATTTCTTGGATCGGTCTGGAATGCGCTAAAAACCGAAGGCTCATTGATAGATAACCCTTGGCGCAAGCGCGTAACAAAGGAACTCGCCACGGAGGGCCGGGAGTCATTCACGAAAGCGGAGCTTGATGTTATGTGGGAAAAGGCCAGCCCCACTATGCGGGTAATGATCGCCGTGGGACTGTTCACCGGCTTGCGATTGTCTGACGTTGTCACTATGCGTTGGGTGAATATCAAAAACGGGGTGATTACCGTTATCCCCCACAAGACAGCCAAGACCAAACAGAAAAGTGATAAGAAGGTAGAAATCCCCGTCATCCCTGAATTGGCCCGATACCTCGCAGACTACCGCATGACCTCGAAAGGGGAATATCTATTCCCTGATGAAATGGCGGCTTTCAAGCATGACAGGACAAGCGCCTCGCAGAAGTTTCAAGCATTCCTGGAGGATGATTGCAAGTTTACCACCACTCGCGACAAGACCGAAGGCGACAACCGCAAGCGCCGGTCCGTGGTGAAGGGGTTTCACTCGCTACGCTATAGTTTCGTGACCGCCGCAGCCGCAAGCGGTATTCCTCAGCACGTCATTCAAAAGATGGTGGGCCATGGTTCGCCGGCCATTACCGAGCATTACACCGAGGTTAGCCCTGACTCCAAGAAGTTGGAAATGGGAAAATTGAATCTCACACTTGAATAA
- the nadA gene encoding quinolinate synthase NadA has translation MTSNQDEIESIRKEWGARLLILGHHYQSPAVLSHADVIGDSLELARKAAASQAERIVFCGVHFMAESADILTAPAQRVYMPEPAAGCPMAAMADEGQVEKAWAFLQQQGDAWLPVVYVNSTARIKAFCGKAGGSACTSSNAAKVFQWALSQGKKIFFLPDIHLGLNSAHDLGIPDEETAIYDYQKPNGGLTPEALRNVRVLVWGGYCPIHVNFTVEDVKLMRANFPEAKIIVHPESPKEIVRMVDAHGSTAQIIKYVQAAPAGATIVIGTESQLVKRLAEEYKGRLTIRMLKGSFCPNMAKTNEQNLLRVMKDWPERNAVKVQAQLIPDARLCLERMLAL, from the coding sequence ATGACAAGCAACCAAGATGAAATTGAGTCGATCCGGAAGGAGTGGGGGGCGCGCCTGTTGATTTTAGGGCACCATTATCAGAGTCCGGCCGTGCTTTCCCATGCCGATGTGATCGGGGATTCCTTGGAATTAGCGCGGAAGGCGGCCGCCAGTCAGGCGGAGCGGATTGTGTTTTGCGGGGTCCATTTTATGGCGGAGTCGGCTGATATCCTGACGGCTCCGGCACAACGTGTCTATATGCCCGAGCCGGCGGCGGGTTGTCCCATGGCCGCTATGGCGGATGAGGGACAGGTGGAGAAGGCCTGGGCGTTTTTGCAACAACAGGGGGACGCCTGGCTGCCAGTGGTGTATGTGAACAGTACCGCCCGTATCAAGGCGTTTTGCGGGAAGGCCGGGGGGAGCGCCTGCACCTCCAGCAATGCGGCAAAGGTGTTTCAATGGGCGTTAAGCCAGGGTAAGAAGATTTTCTTTTTGCCGGATATCCATCTAGGACTGAATAGCGCCCATGACCTGGGAATTCCTGATGAGGAAACCGCCATCTATGATTATCAGAAACCGAATGGCGGGTTGACTCCTGAAGCGTTGCGTAACGTCAGGGTCCTGGTCTGGGGCGGGTATTGTCCGATCCATGTGAACTTCACGGTGGAAGATGTGAAGCTGATGCGGGCGAATTTCCCGGAGGCGAAGATCATAGTCCATCCTGAGTCGCCCAAGGAGATTGTCCGGATGGTGGACGCCCATGGTTCGACCGCCCAGATCATCAAATATGTCCAGGCTGCGCCCGCCGGTGCCACGATTGTGATCGGGACGGAGTCGCAGTTGGTCAAGCGGCTCGCGGAGGAGTACAAGGGGCGGCTGACGATCCGGATGTTGAAGGGGTCATTTTGCCCGAACATGGCCAAGACCAATGAACAGAATTTGTTGCGAGTGATGAAGGACTGGCCGGAGCGCAACGCGGTTAAAGTCCAGGCCCAGTTGATTCCTGACGCGCGGCTTTGCCTGGAGCGAATGCTGGCGCTGTGA